The Prochlorococcus marinus str. MIT 9301 genome window below encodes:
- a CDS encoding alpha/beta fold hydrolase, giving the protein MEKSALIDSDVNYDWNFLNYPIHTISAKPEQTSKECAILLIHGFGASTDHWRFNIPILSSKYEVHAMDLLGFGKSPKPQDVEYSGSLWKDQVVAYVQEKIKKPTIVVGNSLGGYAALAAGAELNDLNAGVILLNAAGYFSEEKTIKKNMLQTSIETVAGIFLKNIVLQRLIFENMRNPKNIKKTLNQVYVDKKNVDDFLVESIRKPSLDFGAFNVFRSVFNPSGPQGLPLDKLFAKLNAPLLLLWGGKDPWMNTPKKRNLYKKFTPKNTKEIILDAGHCPHDEIPELVNQHILDWVDSL; this is encoded by the coding sequence ATGGAAAAATCAGCTCTGATAGATAGTGATGTAAATTATGACTGGAATTTTTTAAATTACCCAATACATACTATTTCTGCCAAGCCTGAGCAAACATCAAAAGAATGTGCAATTTTATTAATTCATGGTTTCGGTGCCTCTACGGATCATTGGAGATTCAATATCCCTATTTTGAGTAGCAAATATGAAGTTCATGCGATGGATCTTCTTGGATTTGGAAAAAGTCCTAAGCCCCAAGATGTTGAATACTCAGGATCTTTATGGAAAGATCAGGTTGTTGCTTATGTACAAGAGAAAATAAAAAAACCTACAATTGTCGTTGGAAATTCATTAGGTGGTTATGCAGCATTAGCAGCTGGTGCAGAATTAAATGATCTAAATGCAGGGGTGATATTACTGAATGCTGCAGGATATTTTAGTGAAGAAAAAACTATCAAAAAGAATATGTTGCAAACTTCAATTGAAACAGTTGCTGGCATATTTTTGAAAAATATTGTTCTTCAACGTTTGATTTTTGAGAATATGAGAAATCCAAAAAATATAAAAAAAACTTTAAATCAAGTGTATGTTGATAAAAAAAATGTTGATGATTTTTTAGTTGAGTCAATAAGGAAGCCTTCATTAGATTTCGGAGCTTTTAATGTTTTTAGGAGTGTATTTAACCCATCAGGTCCTCAGGGGTTGCCGTTGGATAAGCTATTCGCAAAACTAAATGCACCATTATTACTTCTTTGGGGAGGGAAAGATCCCTGGATGAACACTCCAAAAAAAAGAAATCTATATAAAAAATTTACACCAAAGAATACAAAAGAAATTATTCTTGACGCAGGACATTGCCCTCATGATGAGATACCTGAATTAGTTAATCAGCATATTTTAGATTGGGTTGATTCTCTTTAA
- a CDS encoding ribonuclease III family protein, with translation MTNIINTKRINQITTFLKSLNIKSKRFSEIIETQNISVIQDFNQAFIHSSEDKIINYEKLEFFGDAVLRLAASNFIEKKYPQLSVGERSELRAQIVSDEWLTKLGRKIEIDKLIIKGPKALGDENSKNTIIGEATEALIGAVYKCFNSIQEINLWLDNIWEEDSEQFLKAPYKYKSKTVLQEWCQSKGFDLPVYKIMEVSKKNGDLKRFSCDIFIEGLKESSAFGKSHKQAETNAARVLIEKFITKGKI, from the coding sequence ATGACAAATATAATTAACACAAAGAGAATTAATCAAATAACTACTTTTTTAAAGTCTTTAAATATAAAATCAAAAAGATTTTCTGAAATAATTGAAACTCAAAACATTTCAGTTATTCAAGATTTTAACCAAGCATTTATCCATTCCTCTGAGGACAAAATAATAAATTATGAAAAACTAGAATTTTTCGGAGATGCAGTACTCAGATTAGCTGCTTCTAATTTTATTGAAAAAAAATATCCTCAATTAAGTGTAGGAGAAAGATCAGAGCTAAGAGCACAAATTGTAAGTGATGAATGGCTAACTAAATTAGGGAGAAAAATTGAAATAGATAAATTAATAATTAAAGGACCTAAAGCTCTTGGTGATGAAAATTCAAAAAATACTATTATTGGAGAGGCTACAGAAGCTTTAATAGGTGCTGTTTACAAGTGCTTTAATTCAATTCAGGAAATAAACCTTTGGTTAGATAATATTTGGGAGGAAGATTCAGAACAATTTTTAAAAGCTCCATATAAATACAAATCTAAGACAGTATTGCAAGAGTGGTGTCAAAGTAAAGGTTTTGATTTGCCAGTCTATAAAATAATGGAAGTCTCAAAAAAAAATGGAGACCTTAAAAGATTTTCTTGCGATATTTTTATTGAAGGATTAAAAGAATCATCTGCATTCGGGAAGTCCCATAAACAAGCAGAAACAAATGCAGCTAGAGTTTTGATAGAAAAATTTATAACTAAAGGTAAAATCTAA
- a CDS encoding cation:proton antiporter — protein MYPLLAELSAHDLEVAETLIGVIRFLLIFLAARALAEVLVRLSLPTIVGELLAGVVIGASGFHLLIPPSAGTELNEGLVNVISSLASIPPEAVPDVYFESFPSLQAVATLGLYALLFLTGLESELEELVAVGAQAFTVAMAGVILPFAFGTLGLMFIFQVDLIPAVFAGASMTATSIGITASVFGELGYLKTREGQIVIGAAVLDDILGIVILAVVVALAAGGTLEIAPIVKLVAAAVVFVIAAIALSRTAAPGFDWLLDRLKAPGAVVVASFVILVLCCFVATAIGLEAALGAFAAGLILSSSKNNHAIQQSVLPLVSLFATIFFVLVGAGMDLSVINPLDPTSRSALVVAGFLLVVAIIGKIAAGWVFSSDKPTNRLVVGLGMMPRGEVGLIFLGLGTSAKLLTPSLEAAILLMVIGTTFLAPVLLRIVLKDKPPNDGNKISDDVAADPVGLL, from the coding sequence ATGTATCCTTTACTTGCTGAATTAAGTGCACATGATTTAGAAGTTGCTGAAACTTTGATAGGAGTTATAAGGTTTCTACTGATATTTTTAGCTGCAAGAGCATTAGCAGAAGTATTAGTAAGACTGAGTTTACCAACGATAGTAGGTGAGCTGCTTGCAGGGGTTGTAATAGGAGCATCAGGATTCCATTTGTTGATACCGCCCTCGGCAGGAACCGAATTAAATGAAGGACTTGTAAATGTTATTAGCTCGTTGGCGTCAATCCCCCCAGAAGCAGTACCTGATGTTTATTTCGAAAGTTTTCCATCCCTCCAAGCAGTAGCAACTCTAGGATTATATGCTCTTTTATTTTTGACAGGATTAGAAAGTGAGTTAGAGGAATTAGTAGCTGTAGGAGCTCAAGCTTTTACAGTTGCTATGGCTGGTGTAATTTTACCTTTTGCCTTTGGAACTCTTGGATTAATGTTTATTTTCCAGGTAGATCTAATTCCAGCAGTTTTTGCTGGAGCATCTATGACAGCAACAAGTATAGGAATTACTGCTAGTGTTTTTGGTGAGTTGGGATATTTAAAAACCAGAGAAGGACAAATTGTTATTGGTGCAGCAGTATTAGACGATATTTTGGGAATTGTAATTCTGGCTGTTGTTGTGGCTCTTGCTGCAGGAGGTACTTTAGAAATTGCTCCTATTGTTAAATTAGTTGCTGCAGCTGTAGTATTTGTTATTGCTGCTATCGCATTAAGTAGAACAGCAGCCCCAGGGTTTGATTGGTTATTAGATAGATTAAAGGCTCCTGGAGCTGTAGTGGTAGCTTCTTTTGTGATACTTGTGCTGTGTTGTTTTGTCGCAACAGCCATTGGATTGGAAGCAGCTTTAGGTGCTTTTGCAGCTGGACTAATTCTTAGTAGTTCTAAAAATAATCACGCAATTCAACAATCCGTTTTACCTTTAGTATCGTTATTCGCAACTATTTTCTTCGTATTAGTTGGAGCTGGAATGGATTTATCAGTTATTAATCCACTTGATCCAACAAGTAGGTCAGCTCTTGTAGTTGCAGGATTTTTATTAGTTGTAGCAATTATTGGAAAAATTGCTGCCGGATGGGTATTTTCGAGTGATAAACCTACTAATCGATTAGTTGTAGGTTTGGGCATGATGCCTAGAGGAGAGGTTGGTTTAATTTTCCTTGGGCTAGGAACAAGCGCTAAGTTGTTAACTCCTTCTCTTGAAGCAGCTATTTTATTAATGGTTATTGGAACTACATTTCTTGCACCTGTTCTCTTGAGAATTGTTCTAAAAGATAAGCCACCAAATGATGGCAATAAAATTTCAGATGATGTTGCTGCTGATCCTGTAGGTCTTCTTTAG
- the rimM gene encoding ribosome maturation factor RimM (Essential for efficient processing of 16S rRNA), which translates to MINKNEWLTVGLITSCHGINGQVKVKSLSDFEERFLKPGMRWLQKENEPPSKIELISGFKQPGKETFIVKLQGINTRNDAEQLKTFKILVRTDKLPKLKKEEFHLLELINLEVKTLENDELKTIGKVINLENEKNNLLIIELFKNQKKVLIPFVKEIVPLVDIKNQFVIINPPNGLLEL; encoded by the coding sequence ATGATAAATAAAAATGAATGGTTGACTGTTGGATTGATAACATCATGTCATGGAATTAATGGACAGGTAAAGGTTAAATCTCTAAGTGATTTTGAAGAAAGATTTTTAAAACCTGGAATGCGATGGTTGCAAAAAGAAAATGAACCCCCTTCAAAAATAGAACTTATATCTGGTTTCAAACAGCCTGGTAAAGAAACCTTCATAGTTAAGTTACAAGGAATAAATACAAGAAATGATGCAGAGCAACTGAAAACATTTAAAATTCTCGTAAGAACTGACAAACTACCCAAATTAAAAAAGGAAGAATTTCACTTGTTAGAACTAATAAATCTCGAGGTCAAGACTTTAGAAAACGATGAATTAAAAACAATTGGGAAAGTTATCAATTTAGAAAATGAGAAAAATAATTTACTTATTATTGAACTATTTAAAAATCAAAAAAAAGTTCTAATACCATTTGTAAAAGAAATCGTGCCATTAGTAGATATAAAAAATCAATTTGTAATCATCAATCCTCCAAATGGACTTTTAGAGCTTTAA
- a CDS encoding NAD(P)H dehydrogenase subunit NdhS: MELSTKPILPGSFVVVKDTNSIYRGYKGFVQRVTKKRAAVLFEGGNWDKLITFQLTNLEIV; the protein is encoded by the coding sequence ATGGAATTATCTACTAAACCCATACTTCCCGGTTCTTTTGTTGTTGTAAAAGACACTAATTCTATATACAGAGGATATAAAGGTTTTGTACAAAGAGTTACCAAAAAAAGAGCAGCAGTATTGTTTGAAGGAGGTAATTGGGATAAGCTCATAACTTTTCAGCTAACGAATTTAGAAATAGTTTAA
- a CDS encoding glycogen/starch/alpha-glucan phosphorylase, with translation MANPMKSNEPFDLRLPTPGCYLDPEKAGMDSDAVFQGMTAHLFYTLGKLATSASPHDLYMALSYAVKDRLMTRYLASQEVIRKKPQKTVAYLSAEFLIGPQLSNNLLNLGITQEAEDALKRFGIESLSTILEVEEEPGLGNGGLGRLAACYMESLASLQVPAVGYGIRYEFGIFNQLIRDGWQVEVTDKWLKGGWPWELPQPDESCFVGFGGRTESYRDDKGNYRSRWIPSEHAIGVPHDVPVLGYRVNTCDRLRLWRADATESFDFYAFNIGDYYGAVEEKVASETLSKVLYPNDGTDEGRRLRLKQQHFFVSCSLQDMLRSLEKRSIPITEFPKHWTVQLNDTHPAIAVAELMRLLIDQYQIGWEKAWNITTSSVAYTNHTLLPEALEKWDLGLFNDLLPRHLEIIYEINWRFLQQLRLRYPGDDKILQKLSIIDEEGFKSVRMAHLATIGAHHINGVAALHSDLIKRQLMPEFAALWPEKFTNVTNGVTPRRWVALSNPSLSNLLEEEVGPNWITNMELLKKLEEKKDDNNFLEKFEETKLNGKRKLSSFVHSKTGILVDPSSLFDVQVKRIHQYKRQHLNALQIIAQYLRIKNGTNKFEVPRTIIFGGKAAPGYFMAKLMIRFINGIADVVNSDPDMDGLLRVVFLPDYNVKLGEIVYPATDLSEQISTAGKEASGTGNMKFAMNGALTIGTLDGANVELRDLVKKENFFLFGKTESEIMDLKNNNYSPKTFINQCPELKEVLRLIEIGHFSNGDKELFKPLLNSLTGHDPFFVMADFEDYLNKQDVVSECWNNKKAWNKMALLNTARSGYFSSDRSIREYCESIWKVSPMPVEITCDVEELTN, from the coding sequence ATGGCTAATCCAATGAAATCCAACGAACCCTTCGATCTACGCTTGCCAACTCCCGGCTGCTACTTAGATCCTGAAAAGGCTGGTATGGATTCTGATGCTGTTTTTCAAGGAATGACAGCTCATCTATTTTATACCCTTGGAAAGTTAGCTACTTCTGCAAGTCCACACGACTTGTACATGGCTTTAAGTTATGCAGTTAAAGATAGGCTAATGACAAGATATTTAGCCAGTCAAGAAGTCATAAGAAAAAAACCACAAAAAACAGTCGCCTACTTATCAGCAGAATTTTTAATAGGCCCTCAATTAAGTAATAATCTTCTAAATCTTGGAATAACTCAAGAGGCAGAAGATGCTTTAAAAAGATTTGGCATTGAATCATTGTCAACAATTCTTGAAGTTGAAGAGGAGCCTGGATTAGGAAATGGTGGACTTGGCAGGCTTGCAGCTTGTTATATGGAATCATTAGCATCTCTACAAGTTCCAGCAGTTGGTTATGGTATTAGATATGAATTTGGAATATTCAATCAGTTAATTAGAGATGGTTGGCAAGTTGAAGTAACTGACAAATGGTTAAAAGGGGGGTGGCCATGGGAACTTCCACAACCAGACGAATCATGTTTTGTTGGTTTTGGAGGCAGAACTGAAAGTTATAGAGATGATAAAGGAAACTACAGATCAAGATGGATTCCCTCTGAACATGCTATTGGAGTCCCTCATGATGTTCCAGTTCTAGGATATAGAGTAAATACATGTGACAGATTACGATTATGGAGAGCTGATGCAACTGAAAGTTTTGACTTTTACGCATTCAATATTGGTGATTATTATGGTGCAGTAGAAGAAAAAGTTGCATCAGAAACTCTTTCAAAAGTTCTATATCCAAATGATGGAACTGACGAAGGTAGAAGATTAAGACTCAAACAACAACACTTTTTTGTAAGTTGTTCTTTGCAGGATATGTTGAGAAGTCTAGAAAAAAGATCAATACCAATAACAGAATTTCCTAAGCATTGGACGGTCCAATTAAACGATACACATCCTGCTATTGCAGTTGCAGAATTAATGCGACTTCTTATAGACCAATATCAAATAGGTTGGGAGAAAGCTTGGAATATAACAACCTCCTCAGTTGCTTATACCAACCACACACTACTTCCAGAAGCTTTAGAGAAATGGGATTTAGGTTTATTTAATGATCTTCTTCCTCGCCATCTAGAAATTATTTATGAAATTAATTGGAGATTTCTACAACAATTAAGACTGCGTTATCCAGGTGATGACAAAATCCTTCAAAAACTCTCAATAATTGATGAAGAAGGCTTCAAATCAGTTCGCATGGCTCACTTGGCTACAATTGGAGCCCATCATATAAATGGTGTTGCAGCTCTTCACTCAGATCTTATAAAAAGACAACTTATGCCTGAATTTGCAGCATTATGGCCTGAAAAATTTACAAATGTAACTAATGGGGTTACTCCAAGAAGATGGGTTGCCTTATCTAATCCATCATTATCTAACCTTCTTGAAGAAGAAGTTGGTCCGAATTGGATTACAAATATGGAACTTCTTAAGAAGTTAGAAGAAAAAAAAGATGACAACAATTTTTTAGAAAAATTTGAGGAAACTAAACTTAATGGCAAAAGAAAATTATCTAGTTTTGTCCATTCAAAAACTGGAATACTTGTAGACCCATCAAGTTTATTTGATGTTCAAGTAAAAAGAATACATCAATATAAACGGCAACATTTAAACGCTCTTCAAATTATTGCTCAATATTTAAGAATCAAAAATGGTACAAACAAATTTGAAGTCCCAAGAACAATAATATTTGGAGGTAAAGCTGCACCAGGATACTTTATGGCAAAGCTGATGATTAGATTTATAAATGGTATTGCTGACGTAGTCAATTCCGATCCAGATATGGATGGTCTATTAAGAGTTGTTTTTCTACCAGACTATAACGTTAAACTTGGTGAAATAGTTTATCCTGCAACGGATCTTTCAGAACAAATTTCAACTGCTGGGAAAGAAGCATCTGGGACTGGAAATATGAAATTTGCAATGAATGGAGCTTTAACTATTGGAACCTTAGATGGAGCTAATGTTGAATTAAGAGATCTTGTGAAAAAAGAGAATTTCTTCCTTTTTGGTAAAACAGAAAGCGAAATTATGGATTTAAAAAACAATAATTATTCCCCAAAAACTTTTATTAATCAATGTCCAGAACTTAAAGAGGTATTACGCCTCATTGAAATAGGTCACTTTAGCAATGGGGATAAAGAATTGTTTAAACCTTTATTAAATAGCTTGACCGGACATGATCCATTCTTTGTTATGGCGGACTTTGAAGACTACCTAAACAAACAGGATGTAGTCAGTGAATGCTGGAATAATAAAAAAGCTTGGAATAAAATGGCATTATTAAATACTGCTAGATCAGGATATTTTTCTTCTGATAGGTCTATTAGAGAGTACTGCGAATCTATTTGGAAAGTATCTCCAATGCCAGTTGAAATTACTTGTGATGTCGAAGAGTTAACTAATTAA